The following are encoded together in the Microbacterium hatanonis genome:
- a CDS encoding TetR/AcrR family transcriptional regulator, whose amino-acid sequence MTPLDLIDDAEVVPPKLGRKRDHSRDPEILDAALEVLAEEGYDGMTIDMVAARARAGKATLYRRWPSKAELVLDAVACMKKADLELEALPDTGTLRGDLIAMIKAPSLRDAAKKLQIMAGVVSMLSRAPELAEAAREAIVEPRVAANRFLMNRAVERGEISREHDIDTVALVSPSMVAYRVLMTGEPVTREFLISLIDGVVLPALGVSATTE is encoded by the coding sequence ATGACGCCGCTCGATCTCATCGACGACGCCGAGGTCGTCCCCCCGAAACTCGGCCGAAAGCGCGATCACAGTCGCGACCCCGAGATCCTCGACGCGGCGCTCGAGGTGCTCGCCGAAGAGGGCTACGACGGAATGACCATCGATATGGTGGCCGCCCGCGCGCGTGCGGGAAAGGCGACGCTCTACCGGCGGTGGCCGTCCAAGGCGGAGCTCGTGCTCGACGCCGTGGCGTGCATGAAGAAGGCCGACCTCGAACTCGAGGCGCTCCCCGATACGGGGACGCTGCGCGGTGACCTGATCGCCATGATCAAGGCTCCATCGCTGCGCGACGCGGCCAAGAAGCTGCAGATCATGGCGGGTGTGGTGTCGATGTTGTCGCGGGCACCCGAACTCGCGGAGGCCGCACGCGAGGCGATCGTCGAGCCCCGGGTCGCGGCCAACCGGTTCTTGATGAACCGCGCCGTCGAGCGGGGCGAGATCTCACGCGAGCACGACATCGACACCGTCGCGCTCGTGAGCCCGTCGATGGTGGCTTACCGCGTGCTGATGACGGGTGAGCCGGTCACACGCGAGTTCTTGATCTCGCTGATCGACGGGGTCGTGCTTCCGGCCCTCGGAGTCTCCGCAACGACGGAGTAG
- a CDS encoding cold-shock protein: MATGTVKWFNSEKGFGFIAPDDGSADLFAHFSAIAGSGFKELQENQKVEFDAERGPKGMQAANIRPL, from the coding sequence ATGGCCACTGGCACCGTGAAATGGTTCAACTCCGAAAAGGGCTTCGGCTTCATCGCTCCCGATGACGGCTCCGCCGACCTGTTCGCGCACTTCAGCGCGATCGCCGGCAGCGGCTTCAAGGAGCTCCAGGAGAACCAGAAGGTGGAGTTCGACGCTGAGCGCGGACCCAAGGGTATGCAGGCTGCGAACATTCGCCCCCTCTGA
- a CDS encoding FAD-dependent oxidoreductase, whose translation MQTHDVIVIGAGLAGLRCATDLARAGRDVVVLEAAKAVGGRQRTDEMDGFLLDRGFHVLNPAYPAMQRGVDIAALRLQRFPVGVRVRRERTVAEIAHPLRHPSRIADTLRSGLISGADAVALARWMAPALVGPRTMMAAPDRTLRAGWDRAGLFGTLRTEVLAPFLAGVLADDSQRTSDAFVRLLMRMFALGRPGLPERGIGALPAQLALTATAEGVGIRLDRRVSRLRSTSRGAEVDVDGGEALSAAAVVVAVGPDVVADLVDLPRPATRGLQTWWFATDSAPAASAMISVDARGRGPIVNTAVMSNSVPSYAPRGRHLVQATCLLRPERVDAATESDVRRQLGEIWQTGAESWHLLRRDDIPDALPAQSAPLRATRRARVAESIFVTGDHRDTASIQGALASGERVARTIVATDREGAIGDRP comes from the coding sequence ATGCAGACGCACGACGTGATCGTCATCGGCGCGGGCCTCGCCGGTCTGCGCTGCGCGACCGACCTCGCCCGAGCCGGGCGCGACGTGGTCGTGCTCGAGGCCGCCAAGGCGGTGGGCGGGCGCCAGCGCACCGACGAGATGGACGGCTTCCTTCTCGACCGGGGGTTCCACGTTCTGAACCCCGCCTATCCGGCGATGCAGCGCGGGGTCGACATCGCCGCCCTCCGCCTGCAGCGCTTTCCCGTCGGGGTGCGCGTGCGCCGCGAGCGCACCGTCGCCGAGATCGCCCACCCGCTGCGGCATCCCTCGCGCATTGCGGACACTCTGCGAAGCGGTCTGATCAGCGGGGCGGATGCTGTCGCCCTCGCCCGCTGGATGGCCCCCGCCCTCGTGGGCCCTCGCACGATGATGGCCGCCCCCGATCGAACGCTCCGCGCGGGGTGGGATCGAGCAGGGCTCTTCGGCACGCTCCGTACCGAGGTGCTCGCGCCCTTCCTCGCCGGGGTGCTGGCCGACGATTCGCAGCGCACCTCCGACGCGTTCGTCCGTCTGCTCATGCGCATGTTCGCACTGGGACGCCCCGGGCTCCCGGAACGGGGAATCGGCGCGCTCCCCGCCCAGCTCGCGCTCACCGCGACCGCCGAGGGAGTGGGCATCAGACTCGACCGGCGGGTCTCGCGTCTCCGGTCGACATCCAGGGGTGCCGAGGTCGACGTCGACGGCGGTGAGGCACTCTCTGCTGCGGCCGTCGTCGTGGCGGTCGGACCCGACGTGGTCGCCGACCTCGTCGACCTTCCCCGCCCGGCGACGCGAGGCCTCCAGACGTGGTGGTTCGCCACCGACAGCGCCCCCGCGGCATCCGCCATGATCAGCGTCGACGCCCGCGGACGCGGCCCGATCGTGAACACGGCGGTGATGTCGAACTCCGTTCCGTCGTACGCACCCCGCGGACGCCACCTCGTGCAGGCGACATGCCTGCTGCGCCCCGAACGCGTCGACGCGGCGACCGAATCCGATGTGCGCCGCCAACTCGGCGAGATCTGGCAGACCGGCGCGGAGTCGTGGCACCTGCTGCGACGCGACGACATCCCCGACGCACTCCCCGCGCAGTCCGCGCCGTTGCGCGCGACGAGACGCGCGCGCGTGGCGGAGTCGATCTTCGTGACGGGAGACCATCGCGATACCGCATCGATCCAGGGCGCCCTCGCCTCCGGAGAGCGGGTCGCTCGCACCATCGTCGCGACCGACCGCGAGGGAGCGATCGGAGACCGACCCTAG
- a CDS encoding DNA polymerase IV, whose translation MSEDALPWVLHVDLDQFIAAVEVLRRPELAGRPVIVGGRGDPTERAVVSTASYEARAFGVGSGMPLRIAARKAPEAVLLPVDAPAYTAASEEVMATLRAQPGATVQVLGWDEAFIGVETADPEGYARAIQAAVLERTLLHCSVGIGDTLVRAKIATDFGKPRGVFRLTAENWTSVMGDLPTKDLWGVGSKISRRLSAHGILTVSQLADADTNLLTAEFGPKMGLWYRQLGRGEGATTVDDTPWVARGHSRETTFQIDLVDRADIEQAVRTMLDQVLDDVAAEKRPVVGLGLKVRYAPFVTKTFTRRVSTTIDRGAVIAEAMALVAKIDPDRPVRLLGVRAEMAMPDDAREGHTPTRGGW comes from the coding sequence ATGAGCGAAGACGCCCTGCCGTGGGTGCTGCACGTCGACCTCGACCAGTTCATCGCCGCCGTCGAGGTGCTGCGGCGGCCGGAGCTTGCCGGTAGGCCCGTGATCGTGGGTGGTCGAGGAGATCCGACCGAACGCGCCGTCGTCTCGACGGCGTCGTACGAGGCACGTGCGTTCGGCGTCGGTTCGGGGATGCCCCTGCGGATCGCCGCGCGCAAGGCGCCGGAGGCCGTCCTCCTCCCCGTCGACGCGCCCGCCTACACCGCCGCGTCGGAGGAGGTCATGGCGACCCTGCGCGCGCAACCGGGTGCCACCGTGCAGGTGCTGGGGTGGGACGAAGCGTTCATCGGGGTCGAGACCGCCGATCCGGAGGGTTACGCACGAGCGATCCAGGCCGCCGTCCTCGAACGCACCCTCCTGCACTGCAGCGTCGGGATCGGCGACACCCTCGTCCGAGCGAAGATCGCGACCGACTTCGGAAAGCCGCGGGGCGTCTTCCGGCTCACGGCCGAGAACTGGACGTCGGTGATGGGCGACCTTCCGACGAAGGATCTGTGGGGCGTCGGCTCGAAGATCTCGCGCAGACTCTCCGCCCACGGCATCCTCACCGTCTCGCAGCTCGCCGATGCCGATACGAACCTGCTCACCGCCGAGTTCGGACCGAAGATGGGGCTCTGGTACCGGCAGCTGGGTCGCGGCGAGGGCGCGACCACGGTCGACGACACCCCCTGGGTGGCCCGAGGCCACAGTCGCGAGACGACATTCCAGATCGACCTCGTCGACCGTGCCGACATCGAGCAAGCGGTGCGCACCATGCTCGACCAGGTGCTCGACGACGTCGCCGCCGAGAAACGCCCGGTCGTCGGTCTGGGCCTGAAGGTGCGTTACGCGCCCTTCGTGACGAAGACCTTCACGCGCCGCGTATCGACGACGATCGACCGCGGAGCCGTGATCGCCGAGGCGATGGCGCTCGTGGCGAAGATCGACCCCGATCGCCCGGTGCGTCTGCTCGGCGTCCGCGCCGAGATGGCCATGCCCGACGACGCGAGAGAGGGCCACACCCCGACGCGCGGCGGCTGGTGA
- the msrA gene encoding peptide-methionine (S)-S-oxide reductase MsrA, whose product MTSGPTDTGAITRTPGTETAVLAGGCFWGVEDLIRRQPGVLDTRVGYTGGSNDHATYRHHDGHAEAVEIVFDPTKTTYRDILAFFFQIHDPSTLNRQGNDVGTSYRSAIFPLSPEQEQVARDTIADVDASGLWPNRAVTTIEPAGPFWEAEPEHQDYLIRIPHGYTCHFVRPGWVLPKRAEASA is encoded by the coding sequence ATGACCAGCGGACCCACCGATACCGGAGCCATCACCCGCACCCCCGGCACCGAGACGGCGGTCCTCGCCGGCGGATGCTTCTGGGGCGTGGAGGATCTGATCCGCCGCCAGCCCGGGGTGCTCGACACGCGCGTCGGATACACCGGCGGCTCGAACGACCACGCCACGTATCGCCACCACGACGGCCATGCCGAGGCGGTCGAGATCGTCTTCGACCCCACGAAGACCACGTACCGCGACATCCTGGCGTTCTTCTTCCAGATCCACGACCCGTCGACCCTGAACCGCCAGGGCAACGACGTCGGCACGAGCTACCGCTCGGCGATCTTCCCGCTCTCCCCCGAGCAGGAGCAGGTCGCACGCGACACCATCGCCGACGTCGACGCCTCCGGACTCTGGCCGAACAGGGCCGTCACCACGATCGAGCCCGCCGGACCGTTCTGGGAGGCCGAGCCCGAGCACCAGGACTACCTCATCCGCATCCCGCACGGCTACACGTGCCACTTCGTGCGGCCCGGCTGGGTGCTGCCCAAGCGCGCCGAGGCCTCGGCGTAA
- the msrB gene encoding peptide-methionine (R)-S-oxide reductase MsrB gives MSTDYRKTPEALSRLTPNEYRVTQEDATEPAFRNRYWDNHEAGIYVDVVSGQPLFSSTDKFESGSGWPSFTRPIDPSVVTEKIDRTLWMKRTEVRSAGADSHLGHLFDDGPRDAGGLRYCMNSAALRFVPVAELEAQGYGAYLTLFTDKEIAS, from the coding sequence GTGAGCACCGACTACCGAAAGACTCCCGAGGCGCTGAGCCGCCTCACCCCGAACGAGTACCGCGTCACGCAGGAGGACGCCACCGAGCCGGCGTTCCGCAACCGGTACTGGGACAACCACGAGGCCGGCATCTACGTCGATGTCGTCTCCGGCCAACCGCTCTTCTCGTCGACCGACAAGTTCGAGAGCGGATCGGGATGGCCGAGCTTCACCCGGCCCATCGACCCCTCCGTCGTGACCGAGAAGATCGACCGCACGCTCTGGATGAAGCGCACCGAGGTGCGATCGGCCGGTGCCGACAGCCACCTCGGACACCTCTTCGACGACGGGCCGCGTGATGCGGGAGGATTGCGCTACTGCATGAACTCGGCCGCACTGCGGTTCGTGCCCGTCGCCGAACTCGAGGCGCAGGGCTACGGCGCCTACCTGACACTGTTCACCGACAAGGAGATCGCATCATGA
- a CDS encoding Type 1 glutamine amidotransferase-like domain-containing protein codes for MGDSGTRPAGSIHLIGGGRDAVRLAPLYAAFVEEAAERKTDAGARPRVHLLLVREPGDEEITDRFASPLRSAGADVVVRVVDEGEAFAADALDGADGIAVGGGLTPAYRDACAALAASVRSLVESGVPYLGFSAGSAIAAGRALLGGYRLDGVEVGDEGASEELDELTVAEGIGLVPFAIDVHAAQWGTLSRLVAAVDADLVPEGYAIDEHTALVVRGEQVEVAGSGAAWHVTRGVTVRRVRPRSAR; via the coding sequence ATGGGCGACTCGGGAACGCGGCCGGCGGGCAGCATCCATCTGATCGGTGGCGGACGCGACGCGGTGCGTCTCGCGCCGCTGTATGCGGCGTTCGTCGAAGAAGCGGCGGAGAGGAAGACGGATGCCGGGGCACGGCCGCGCGTTCATCTGCTGCTGGTCCGCGAACCCGGCGACGAGGAGATCACCGACCGCTTCGCGTCGCCGCTGCGATCCGCCGGAGCCGACGTCGTCGTCCGGGTGGTGGACGAGGGCGAGGCCTTCGCCGCGGACGCCCTCGACGGCGCGGACGGGATCGCCGTCGGCGGGGGACTGACCCCGGCCTATCGCGACGCCTGCGCGGCGCTCGCCGCATCCGTCCGCTCCCTCGTCGAGAGCGGCGTGCCGTATCTCGGGTTCTCGGCGGGTTCGGCGATCGCCGCCGGCCGTGCGCTGCTGGGCGGTTACCGACTCGATGGCGTCGAGGTCGGCGACGAGGGCGCATCGGAGGAGCTCGACGAGCTCACCGTGGCAGAAGGGATCGGGCTCGTGCCGTTCGCGATCGACGTGCACGCCGCGCAGTGGGGCACGCTCTCGCGGCTCGTCGCCGCCGTCGATGCCGACCTCGTGCCGGAGGGGTACGCGATCGACGAGCACACCGCCCTCGTCGTGCGCGGTGAGCAGGTCGAGGTCGCCGGTTCGGGCGCCGCCTGGCACGTGACGCGGGGCGTCACCGTGCGCCGGGTGCGTCCTCGCTCAGCGCGATGA